One segment of Brassica napus cultivar Da-Ae chromosome C3, Da-Ae, whole genome shotgun sequence DNA contains the following:
- the LOC125584149 gene encoding uncharacterized protein LOC125584149 translates to MNILRGSSSGPAKRSRQTCLPPGLNRPATSASLPPGATRPASSASRHPLPSLATVMSAPERRNMPLLHPQRPNGTLWFGIDDCIRKDVVSTYQSNFWGPWWTYRMVPDEKKVAWWTSFLQQYYWDPKHHSQVRFQWEQILKSSIRDLVSKRRRPEEKKKPDFIGLADWNLMLETWQEEPHQKRSKTNSENASSNPDGLGTHRHTSGSKNHKRYAYDLTVKAGGVAPPVTEVVRMTHTRKDGTFIDKRAEGFVKAAEALALERSQGSCLTDETPSAPSTQQLNAAYIEVATNGKGRVYGLGSIQDIDDEPSETAPASLFTHVAVDGRLTTMEGVVTCLKDDVSGLKEDVIGIKRGIEVLMKMNGVDPVTFEPIQRESDASVRTPQSSQELDQNSPVH, encoded by the exons ATGAATATCCTACGTGGTTCTTCTTCAGGGCCAGCTAAGAGGAGCCGTCAAACTTGTCTTCCTCCTGGATTGAACAGGCCTGCTACGTCCGCTTCTCTTCCTCCTGGAGCGACCAGGCCGGCTTCGTCTGCGTCTCGACATCCACTTCCAAGCTTAGCTACTGTGATGAGTGCACCAGAGAGACGTAACATGCCTCTTCTCCATCCACAAAGGCCCAATGGAACTTTATG GTTTGGGATAGACGATTGCATCCGGAAAGATGTAGTGTCAACATATCAGTCAAACTTTTGGGGACCATGGTGGACCTACAGAATGGTGCCAGATGAGAAGAAGGTCGCTTGGTGGACTAGTTTTCTG CAACAATACTATTGGGATCCTAAGCATCACAGTCAAGTTCGTTTTCAGTGGGAACAAATTCTGAAAAGCTCAATCAGAGACCTTGTAAGCAAGAGGAGGAGaccagaagaaaaaaagaagccaGATTTTATTGGCCTAGCAGATTGGAACTTGATGCTAGAGACTTGGCAGGAGGAGCCACACCAAAAGAGGAGCAAAACGAATTCTGAGAATGCTTCCTCAAACCCAGATGGTTTAGGCACTCACCGTCATACTTCAGGATCAAAAAACCACAAGCGTTATGCTTATGACTTG ACTGTTAAGGCTGGTGGAGTAGCACCTCCAGTCACTGAAGTAGTGCGTATGACCCATACTCGCAAGGATGGCACTTTCATTGACAAAAGAGCAGAAGGTTTTGTGAAGGCTGCCGAGGCTCTTGCATTGGAGCGATCACAAGGTTCCTGTCTGACTGATGAAACCCCATCAGCACCCTCTACCCAGCAGCTCAACGCTGCTTACATTGAA gtGGCAACCAATGGCAAAGGGCGAGTTTATGGGCTTGGTTCAATTCAGGATATTGATGATGAACCAAGTGAGACTGCACCAGCATCTTTATTTACACATGTGGCAGTTGATGGACGCTTGACCACCATGGAGGGTGTTGTAACTTGCTTGAAGGATGATGTTTCTGGCTTGAAGGAGGATGTAATTGGTATTAAGCGAGGCATTGAGGTTCTGATGAAGATGAATGGAGTGGACCCTGTTACCTTTGAACCTATTCAGCGTGAGAGCGATGCATCTGTTCGAACTCCCCAATCAAGCCAAGAACTTGACCAAAATTCTCCCGTACATTAA